A genomic stretch from Triplophysa dalaica isolate WHDGS20190420 chromosome 4, ASM1584641v1, whole genome shotgun sequence includes:
- the mtfp1 gene encoding mitochondrial fission process protein 1 yields MEDSPEKHSKEVDVYRDTWVRFLGYANEVGEAFRSLVPVSVVLASYAVATVYVSADAVDKGKKAAAAHGENPGKTARVTVAVVDTFLWQALASVAIPGFTINRVCAASLFLLGKTTRWPLPVRKWTTTAIGLSTIPFIITPIDRGVDLLLDSSVRRLYGGGEKHE; encoded by the exons ATGGAGGACAGTCCTGAGAAACACAGCAAAGAAGTGGATGTTTATCGAGACACATGGGTCCGATTTCTAG GTTATGCTAATGAGGTGGGCGAGGCGTTCCGCTCGCTCGTGCCCGTCAGTGTGGTGTTGGCGAGTTACGCAGTCGCCACGGTATACGTGTCCGCAGACGCAGTTGACAAAGGCAAGAAAGCTGCGGCG GCTCATGGAGAGAATCCAGGGAAGACAGCACGAGTGACGGTGGCCGTGGTCGACACGTTTCTGTGGCAGGCTTTAGCTTCAGTCGCCATTCCTGGATTCACCATCAACCGTGTGTGCGCTGCTTCTCTGTTCCTGCTGGGAAAAACAACACGCTGGCCACTTCCTGTACGCAAGTGGACCACTACGGCCATCGGTCTCTCCACCATCCCCTTCATCATCACTCCTATTGAcag gggTGTGGATTTGCTGTTGGATTCGAGTGTGCGGAGACTCTACGGTGGCGGTGAAAAACATGAATGA
- the LOC130419048 gene encoding zona pellucida sperm-binding protein 3-like, with amino-acid sequence MLRVCVRVCKVSVKKVMYSSVLVYDRGPGLSFISQPLRCVYDLPPEPDKMTAFSPEDEELDAAADEMTFSMELMNSDFSGPAPSLTFKLGSSIPIRAEVDNPGSLLMFLEKCVASTDSDISRISPVHPIISNSGCLMENSTFLPRLVPAEIRLYLQAFKFALGEKIFLHCDLMARDINSMMVNGKACHFVKESSRWELLDDPSQSSVCSCCDSTCPWRPDFRNCTIAGAHAPHLDCQTP; translated from the exons atgctgcgtgtgtgtgtgcgtgtgtgtaaggTTTCTGTAAAGAAAGTGATGTATTCCAGTGTGCTGGTCTATGACCGAGGACCTGGACTCTCCTTCATCTCACAACCCCTCCGATGTGTTTATGATCT ACCTCCAGAGCCAGACAAGATGACTGCGTTCAGCCCTGAAGATGAGGAGCTGGATGCAGCAGCAGATGAGATGACCTTCAGCATGGAGCTCATGAACA GTGATTTTAGTGGTCCTGCACCATCTTTGACCTTTAAACTGGGCTCCAGTATTCCCATCAGAGCAGAAGTTGACAATCCTGGATCTCTGCTGATGTTTCTGGAGAAGTGTGTGGCCTCCACAGACTCCGACATCAGCCGTATTAGTCCGGTGCATCCCATCATTTCTAATTCTGG ATGTCTGATGGAAAATTCCACATTCCTGCCGAGACTGGTGCCCGCTGAGATCCGGCTTTATCTCCAGGCCTTCAAGTTTGCTCTTGGAGAGAAA ATTTTCCTTCATTGTGACTTGATGGCGAGGGACATCAACAGCATGATGGTCAATGGGAAAGCGTGTCACTTTGTGAAGGAGAGCAGCAG ATGGGAACTGCTTGATGATCCATCTCAGAGTTCTGTGTGTTCATGCTGTGATTCGACCTGCCCGTGGAGGCCAGACTTCAGGAACTGTACGATCGCTGGAGCTCATGCACCTCATCTGGACTGTCAAACCCCTTAA